In the genome of Nymphaea colorata isolate Beijing-Zhang1983 chromosome 9, ASM883128v2, whole genome shotgun sequence, one region contains:
- the LOC116261528 gene encoding uncharacterized protein LOC116261528, with the protein MAEGAQIHRSDASSPVPAPSNEDVKPSSVPKNHDLPALQYPLFPMMYNQTLPGFFPFQSQEQNDHGGGIYAIATMPFMSPLPGVPPPVALIPLTYSLPTRPAPTDGNNNEGQRQEVPQQHAPERQIVVRRFQIGFQLDLLLILKLAAVVFVFSQDGSKERLFFLLLFASIIYLYQTGALTPVIRWLSQWVQQAIAPPQPHVRQRNEQEPVPEGNAGAENVNQPNADAVNGGNWWGIAKEIQMIVVGFVTSLLPGFHNVD; encoded by the exons atGGCGGAAGGTGCGCAAATTCACCGCTCAGATGCGTCATCTCCAGTACCCGCTCCCTCAAATGAAGATGTGAAACCTTCTTCG GTGCCCAAAAATCATGATTTGCCTGCCCTCCAGTACCCCTTGTTCCCAATGATGTACAATCAAACACTTCCGGGATTTTTTCCCTTCCAAAGTCAAGAGCAAAATGATCATGGTGGTGGGATTTATGCAATTGCTACGATGCCGTTTATGTCTCCGTTGCCTGGAGTTCCTCCGCCCGTGGCGCTCATACCTCTCACTTATAGCCTTCCTAC GAGGCCAGCTCCTACTGACGGGAATAATAATGAGGGTCAGAGACAAGAAGTGCCACAACAACATGCACCAGAGCGGCAAATTGTGGTTAGAAGGTTTCAGATTGGTTTTCAGCTTGACTTGTTACTTATCCTAAAGCTGGCCGCTGTGGTTTTTGTGTTTAGCCAAGATGGATCAAAAGAAAGgctcttctttcttctgctgttTGCCTCTATTATTTATCT GTATCAAACTGGGGCTCTCACTCCGGTTATTCGTTGGCTTTCACAATGGGTGCAGCAGGCCATAGCACCGCCACAACCCCATGTTAGGCAGAGGAATGAACAAGAACCTGTACCAG AAGGAAATGCAGGGGCTGAAAATGTGAACCAACCAAATGCTGATGCAGTGAACGGTGGCAACTGGTGGGGAATTGCAAAGGAGATTCAAATGATTGTTGTTGGCTTTGTAACTTCTCTTCTACCTGGTTTTCACAATGTTGATTGA
- the LOC116260831 gene encoding mediator of RNA polymerase II transcription subunit 8 isoform X2, with amino-acid sequence MATTEGVGTQEPAQPKPEKLNQALQQQLNLDSLRTRALGLFKTVSRVLEDFDAMARANASPKWQDVLGQFSMVNLELFNIVEDIKKVSKAFVVHPKFVNAENSTILPVMLSSKLLPEMEAEDTSKKEQLLLGMQNLPIPTQIEKIKNRIDMIGAACDSAEKVIADIRKAYGLGSRQGPTVLPTLDKVQTAKIQEQENILRASVNVGEGLRISGDQRYLPSVLPAHLADVIASGDGGQNLTDASGVYPKSATPSLPPSNLNSQGPVMQASGAQIVGRSVPSPSGASSFDNTTTSPLSYANSPRQATSLMNAPSPQQQAQQQQRQKLGQLPPHQQQLLSQQQFRQSSTPGLVQVHGQHQPQYSQSLAHQQFQSRPLQPGHIQQNITQGQINQGNQLRSHMGQFPGTTNNALFNAVQTSQSSQMLSNMSAAIPSQTLLPRMQFGPTGGHTQRPHASQILSDQMFNMGGASSTSMMQMQQQQHGVQPGFGGLPANAQNLQSGLVALQNASQNPNFPQQRQPSQQ; translated from the exons ATGGCGACGACGGAAGGAGTGGGAACGCAGGAGCCGGCGCAGCCGAAGCCGGAGAAGCTGAACCAGGCGCTGCAGCAGCAGCTCAATCTGGACTCTCTCCGTACCCGAGCACTCGGACTCTTCAAAACCGTCTCCCGCGTCCTCGAGGACTTCGACGCCATGGCCCGAGCCAATGCCTCCCCTAAATG GCAAGATGTTCTGGGGCAGTTTTCAATGGTTAATCTTGAACTGTTCAATATTGTGGAGGACATAAAAAAGGTCTCCAAGGCATTTGTAGTACATCCAAAATTCGTAAATGCAGAGAACTCAACAA TACTACCGGTCATGCTGTCATCTAAGCTTCTTCCAGAAATGGAAGCAGAGGATACCTCTAAGAAGGAACAGCTATTACTTGGGATGCAGAACCTCCCAATACCAACACAGATTGAAAAGATAAAG AACAGAATTGACATGATTGGAGCAGCTTGTGATAGTGCTGAAAAGGTTATCGCAGATATTCGTAAAGCTTATGGCTTGGGTTCTCGTCAAGGGCCAACCGTGCTTCCCACCTTAGACAAGGTCCAGACTGCAAAGATTCAAGAACAGGAGAACATTCTCCGAGCTTCGGTGAATGTTGGTGAAG GATTAAGAATATCTGGGGACCAAAGATATCTTCCTTCTGTGCTGCCAGCACATCTCGCAGATGTTATAgctagtggtgatggtggcCAAAATTTAACAGATGCTTCTG GTGTTTATCCAAAGAGTGCTACTCCCAGTTTGCCTCCAAGCAACCTTAACAGCCAGGGTCCTGTTATGCAG GCGTCAGGAGCCCAAATTGTTGGAAGGTCTGTTCCTTCTCCATCTGGAGCTTCTTCCTTTGACAATACAACCACATCTCCATTATCTTATGCCAACTCACCAAGACAAGCAACAAGCCTGATGAATGCACCATCACCCCAGCAGCAGGCACAACAGCAGCAAAGGCAGAAGCTTGGGCAGTTGCCACCACATCAGCAACAGTTGCTTTCTCAACAACAGTTCAGGCAGTCATCCACACCAGGATTAGTGCAg GTACATGGCCAACATCAACCACAATATTCACAGTCTCTAGCACACCAGCAATTCCAGAGCAGGCCGTTGCAACCTGGACACATCCAACAAAATATTACACAGGGACAAATTAACCAAGGAAATCAACTGAGAAGCCATATGGGCCAGTTTCCAGGAACTACAAATAATGCACTGTTCAATGCTGTTCAGACATCGCAGAGCTCTCAAATG CTCTCCAACATGTCAGCTGCTATTCCATCACAGACATTGCTTCCAAGAATGCAG TTTGGTCCTACTGGTGGACATACACAGCGACCTCATGCTTCTCAGATTCTAAGTGACCAAA TGTTTAACATGGGAGGAGCAAGCTCCACGAGCATGATGCAGATGCAACAGCAACAACATGGTGTGCAACCTGGATTTGGTGGATTACCTGCCAATGCACAGAATCTACAGTCAGGCTTAGTAGCTCTTCAAAACGCATCTCAAAATCCCAACTTCCCTCAGCAACGACAACCATCACAGCAGTGA
- the LOC116261598 gene encoding probable E3 ubiquitin ligase SUD1 isoform X1 gives MQLASNDDQEKLLSTRESPVPMPDPMCSSTVPQHCGEIRSSEMETVIHVEHVTGQIFDDDDEQSNLICSDQRQCRICLDIGGEDLIAPCHCRGTQKYVHRSCLDNWRSTKEGFAFAHCTECKATFPLRANVPPQRWWLKLKFRFLVVRDHVLIFVIVQLVVAFFSMLVYKFYGAELREMFGYEQNHVAFYILAAVSIIMVGLLYGFFIAMICGHKITERHYHVLAKQELTKEYVVESREDNKDPPELDSAHVTELRTLGLY, from the exons ATGCAGTTGGCATCAAATGACGATCAAGAAAAGTTACTTTCTACCAGGGAATCACCTGTGCCCATGCCTGATCCCATGTGTAGCTCCACTGTGCCCCAACATTGTGGTGAAATTCGGTCGTCGGAGATGGAGACAGTTATCCACGTGGAACATGTCACGGGACAAatttttgatgatgatgatgaacagAGCAATTTGATTTGCTCCGATCAACGACAGTGTCGGATTTGCCTAGATATTGGAG GCGAAGACCTCATTGCACCCTGCCATTGCAGAGGCACACAGAAATATGTCCACAGATCTTGTCTTGATAATTGGAGGTCAACCAAG GAGGGGTTTGCTTTTGCACATTGTACTGAATGCAAGGCAACTTTCCCTTTACGTGCAAATGTGCCTCCACAACGCTGGTGGTTGAAGTTGAAGTTTCGTTTCCTTGTTGTCAGAGACCATGTTCTGATTTTTGTTATTGTTCAATTG GTTGTGGCTTTCTTTAGCATGCTGGTCTACAAGTTCTATGGTGCAGAACTTCGTGAAATGTTTGGTTATGAACAGAACCATGTTGCTTTTTATATTCTGGCAG CTGTGTCTATCATCATGGTTGGGTTGCTTTATGGATTTTTCATAGCCATGATATGTGGGCATAAGATCACTGAGCGCCATTACCATGTTCTTGCCAAACAAGAGCTAACAAAG GAATATGTGGTTGAAAGCCGGGAAGACAATAAAGATCCTCCTGAACTTGACTCTGCACATGTGACAGAGCTAAGGACGTTAGGCCTTTACTGA
- the LOC116260404 gene encoding uncharacterized protein LOC116260404 yields MSVVQKELKDSGSSSPSRPNSADGSSPTARFCNLRGVQWRINLGVLPSISSSIDDLRRVAADCRRRYADVRRHLLVDPYVAKNEFEEPNLVMDNPLSQNPDSMWGRFFRNAELEKMLDQDLSRLYPEHGSYFQTSACQAMLRRILLLWCLKYPETGYKQGMHELLAPLLYVLHVDVQHLCQVRKLHENHFNDRFDGMSFTESNMEQNEFSASGSHLFTNQALRNRDGDSLSGSLGKLSSLDELDPDVRTIIMASDAYGAEGELGILLSERFLEHDAYCMFDALMSGAGGVVTMADFFSTSPSIRSLTGLPPVIEMSSSLYSLLSIVDSSLHSHLVELGVEPQYFALRWLRVLFGREFLLENLLVVWDAIFESLNRPIDSSVDDDSGFKIASSDRGAFISGMAVSMMLQVRSSLLATENATSCLQRLLNFPENVDVQKLIDKARSLQVLALETRVLQSPSPVFHERSRSSTGRTQSLSSPLKLSGSPSVPISPVRESYWEEKWRISVLQKPDHQKGDASNRLSAENEGLGKPQTNLVRAESDPSPTNLRKDKRRPHGPVRRRLLDELAEEVGSNRNMEEINVQDNSVQASGIDSEVQKDSGEIEGDDAKRNFSCLDDDICQDRILTGEDSPVFSASTCSLGQNPDIENDSDKSSTDIPLSDETEDIRTSNTDELCVASTSQPFPGFVSTEESPRKIESDAGVQICGDVLNEKQAAFKERKPLSGKFQWFWRFGRNNADDSTNKSGIEPTRLTKDESSIPQDSSDSSSAEACANSYPSSSGTDGADKNLLATLRSLGQSMLENIQVIESAFQPERSQVGPLNLSRNILGGKGQVTAMTALKELRKISNLLSEM; encoded by the exons ATGTCTGTAGTCCAGAAGGAGTTGAAGGATTCAGGATCGTCGTCTCCCTCACGCCCCAATTCAGCTGATGGGTCGTCTCCTACAGCGCGGTTCTGCAATCTCAGAGGTGTCCAGTGGCGTATAAATCTCGGCGTTTTACCATCCATTTCTTCCTCAATTGACGATCTTCGACGAGTGGCTGCGGATTGTCGGAGGAG GTATGCGGACGTGAGAAGACACCTTCTGGTTGATCCCTATGTTGCCAAGAATGAGTTTGAAGAGCCAAACCTTGTCATGGATAATCCATTATCACAAAATCCAG ATAGTATGTGGGGCCGCTTTTTCCGTAATGCTGAGCTGGAGAAAATGTTAGATCAGGATTTGTCAAGATTGTATCCAGAACATGGCAGTTATTTTCAGACTTCAGCTTGTCAAGCAATGCTGCGACGAATATTGCTGCTTTGGTGCCTTAAATACCCAGAAACTGGTTATAAACAAG GGATGCATGAACTTTTAGCACCATTACTGTATGTACTTCATGTTGATGTGCAACATCTATGTCAAGTAAGAAAGCTCCATGAGAACCATTTCAATGACAGGTTTGATGGTATGTCTTTCACTGAGAGTAACATGGAACAGAATGAGTTTTCAGCCAGCGGTTCTCATCTTTTTACAAACCAGGCACTGCGGAATAGGGATGGTGATAGTCTTTCCGGAAGCCTTGGAAAGCTAAGCAGTCTTGACGAGCTGGATCCAGATGTGAGAACCATTATAATGGCAAGTGATGCATATGGTGCAGAAGGGGAACTTGGTATTCTTTTGTCAGAGAGATTTCTGGAACATGATGCTTATTGCATGTTCGATGCTTTGATGAGTGGTGCAGGTGGTGTGGTAACCATGGCAGACTTCTTTTCTACTTCACCCTCCATTAGATCTTTGACAGGGTTGCCTCCAGTTATTGAAATGTCTTCTTCATTGTACAGTTTGTTATCAATTGTTGATTCTTCATTACATTCTCACCTTGTGGAGCTTGGTGTTGAGCCTCAATACTTTGCCTTGCGATGGTTGCGTGTGCTATTTGGTAGAGAATTTTTGCTTGAGAACCTCTTGGTTGTCTGGGATGCTatatttgaatcacttaacagACCCATTGATTCCAGTGTTGATGATGATTCTGGATTTAAAATTGCTAGTTCTGATCGAGGAGCATTTATTTCTGGGATGGCTGTTTCAATGATGCTTCAAGTGCGATCTTCCTTGTTGGCAACTGAGAATGCCACCTCCTGTCTTCAGAGACTGTTGAACTTTCCAGAGAATGTAGACGTACAGAAACTGATTGACAAGGCAAGATCTTTGCAGGTCCTTGCACTTGAAACACGTGTCTTGCAATCTCCTTCacctgtttttcatgaaaggagcAGATCATCAACTGGAAGAACTCAAAGCCTTAGCTCGCCACTCAAGCTCTCTGGTTCTCCTAGTGTCCCCATCAGTCCTGTGCGTGAGAGTTATTGGGAAGAGAAATGGAGGATTTCAGTATTGCAGAAGCCAGATCATCAAAAAGGAGATGCAAGTAATCGACTATCAGCCGAAAATGAAGGGCTTGGAAAACCACAAACCAATTTGGTAAGAGCAGAGTCAGatccctctccaacaaatttaAGAAAGGATAAAAGGAGACCTCATGGGCCTGTAAGAAGGAGATTGTTGGATGAACTAGCTGAGGAGGTTGGATCCAATAGAAACATGGAAGAAATTAATGTGCAGGATAATTCTGTTCAAGCTTCAGGAATAGATTCAGAAGTTCAGAAGGATTCAGGGGAGATTGAAGGAGATGATGCAAAGAGGAACTTTTCTTGTCTGGATGATGATATATGTCAGGACAGAATTTTGACTGGTGAGGACTCTCCGGTCTTCTCTGCATCCACCTGTTCTCTTGGCCAAAATCCTGATATTGAAAATGATTCTGACAAGAGTAGCACTGATATACCTCTTTCTGATGAAACTGAAGACATCAGGACCAGCAACACAGACGAATTATGTGTTGCATCTACTTCTCAGCCATTCCCAGGTTTCGTCTCCACTGAAGAGAGCCCAAGGAAAATAGAGTCTGATGCAGGTGTTCAAATTTGTGGTGACGTACTGAATGAAAAACAAGCAGCATTCAAGGAGCGCAAGCCTTTGTCTGGTAAATTTCAATGGTTTTGGAGGTTCGGTCGAAATAATGCTGATGATAGCACAAATAAAAGTGGAATCGAGCCAACAAGGTTAACGAAAGATGAAAGCAGTATCCCTCAAGATTCTTCTGACTCTTCAAGTGCAGAAGCTTGTGCAAATTCATACCCATCTAGCAGTGGAACAGATGGTGCAGACAAGAATTTGCTTGCCACTTTGCGAAGTCTTGGGCAGTCGATGCTGGAAAATATTCAG GTGATTGAATCAGCATTCCAGCCTGAAAGGAGTCAAGTTGGGCCACTGAACTTATCAAGGAACATTCTTGGAGGGAAGGGACAAGTAACAGCCATGACAGCTCTCAAGGAACTGAGGAAGATCAGCAATCTCTTGTCAGAAATGTAG
- the LOC116260831 gene encoding mediator of RNA polymerase II transcription subunit 8 isoform X3, which produces MGLHLKVLVVTVLPVMLSSKLLPEMEAEDTSKKEQLLLGMQNLPIPTQIEKIKNRIDMIGAACDSAEKVIADIRKAYGLGSRQGPTVLPTLDKVQTAKIQEQENILRASVNVGEGLRISGDQRYLPSVLPAHLADVIASGDGGQNLTDASGVYPKSATPSLPPSNLNSQGPVMQASGAQIVGRSVPSPSGASSFDNTTTSPLSYANSPRQATSLMNAPSPQQQAQQQQRQKLGQLPPHQQQLLSQQQFRQSSTPGLVQNTMPQLHDLHGLQPKFQAVHGQHQPQYSQSLAHQQFQSRPLQPGHIQQNITQGQINQGNQLRSHMGQFPGTTNNALFNAVQTSQSSQMLSNMSAAIPSQTLLPRMQFGPTGGHTQRPHASQILSDQMFNMGGASSTSMMQMQQQQHGVQPGFGGLPANAQNLQSGLVALQNASQNPNFPQQRQPSQQ; this is translated from the exons ATGGGACTGCATCTAAAAGTACTTGTGGTTACAGTACTACCGGTCATGCTGTCATCTAAGCTTCTTCCAGAAATGGAAGCAGAGGATACCTCTAAGAAGGAACAGCTATTACTTGGGATGCAGAACCTCCCAATACCAACACAGATTGAAAAGATAAAG AACAGAATTGACATGATTGGAGCAGCTTGTGATAGTGCTGAAAAGGTTATCGCAGATATTCGTAAAGCTTATGGCTTGGGTTCTCGTCAAGGGCCAACCGTGCTTCCCACCTTAGACAAGGTCCAGACTGCAAAGATTCAAGAACAGGAGAACATTCTCCGAGCTTCGGTGAATGTTGGTGAAG GATTAAGAATATCTGGGGACCAAAGATATCTTCCTTCTGTGCTGCCAGCACATCTCGCAGATGTTATAgctagtggtgatggtggcCAAAATTTAACAGATGCTTCTG GTGTTTATCCAAAGAGTGCTACTCCCAGTTTGCCTCCAAGCAACCTTAACAGCCAGGGTCCTGTTATGCAG GCGTCAGGAGCCCAAATTGTTGGAAGGTCTGTTCCTTCTCCATCTGGAGCTTCTTCCTTTGACAATACAACCACATCTCCATTATCTTATGCCAACTCACCAAGACAAGCAACAAGCCTGATGAATGCACCATCACCCCAGCAGCAGGCACAACAGCAGCAAAGGCAGAAGCTTGGGCAGTTGCCACCACATCAGCAACAGTTGCTTTCTCAACAACAGTTCAGGCAGTCATCCACACCAGGATTAGTGCAg AACACAATGCCTCAGCTACATGACCTACATGGGCTACAACCGAAGTTCCAAGCA GTACATGGCCAACATCAACCACAATATTCACAGTCTCTAGCACACCAGCAATTCCAGAGCAGGCCGTTGCAACCTGGACACATCCAACAAAATATTACACAGGGACAAATTAACCAAGGAAATCAACTGAGAAGCCATATGGGCCAGTTTCCAGGAACTACAAATAATGCACTGTTCAATGCTGTTCAGACATCGCAGAGCTCTCAAATG CTCTCCAACATGTCAGCTGCTATTCCATCACAGACATTGCTTCCAAGAATGCAG TTTGGTCCTACTGGTGGACATACACAGCGACCTCATGCTTCTCAGATTCTAAGTGACCAAA TGTTTAACATGGGAGGAGCAAGCTCCACGAGCATGATGCAGATGCAACAGCAACAACATGGTGTGCAACCTGGATTTGGTGGATTACCTGCCAATGCACAGAATCTACAGTCAGGCTTAGTAGCTCTTCAAAACGCATCTCAAAATCCCAACTTCCCTCAGCAACGACAACCATCACAGCAGTGA
- the LOC116261598 gene encoding probable E3 ubiquitin ligase SUD1 isoform X2 — MPDPMCSSTVPQHCGEIRSSEMETVIHVEHVTGQIFDDDDEQSNLICSDQRQCRICLDIGGEDLIAPCHCRGTQKYVHRSCLDNWRSTKEGFAFAHCTECKATFPLRANVPPQRWWLKLKFRFLVVRDHVLIFVIVQLVVAFFSMLVYKFYGAELREMFGYEQNHVAFYILAAVSIIMVGLLYGFFIAMICGHKITERHYHVLAKQELTKEYVVESREDNKDPPELDSAHVTELRTLGLY, encoded by the exons ATGCCTGATCCCATGTGTAGCTCCACTGTGCCCCAACATTGTGGTGAAATTCGGTCGTCGGAGATGGAGACAGTTATCCACGTGGAACATGTCACGGGACAAatttttgatgatgatgatgaacagAGCAATTTGATTTGCTCCGATCAACGACAGTGTCGGATTTGCCTAGATATTGGAG GCGAAGACCTCATTGCACCCTGCCATTGCAGAGGCACACAGAAATATGTCCACAGATCTTGTCTTGATAATTGGAGGTCAACCAAG GAGGGGTTTGCTTTTGCACATTGTACTGAATGCAAGGCAACTTTCCCTTTACGTGCAAATGTGCCTCCACAACGCTGGTGGTTGAAGTTGAAGTTTCGTTTCCTTGTTGTCAGAGACCATGTTCTGATTTTTGTTATTGTTCAATTG GTTGTGGCTTTCTTTAGCATGCTGGTCTACAAGTTCTATGGTGCAGAACTTCGTGAAATGTTTGGTTATGAACAGAACCATGTTGCTTTTTATATTCTGGCAG CTGTGTCTATCATCATGGTTGGGTTGCTTTATGGATTTTTCATAGCCATGATATGTGGGCATAAGATCACTGAGCGCCATTACCATGTTCTTGCCAAACAAGAGCTAACAAAG GAATATGTGGTTGAAAGCCGGGAAGACAATAAAGATCCTCCTGAACTTGACTCTGCACATGTGACAGAGCTAAGGACGTTAGGCCTTTACTGA
- the LOC116260831 gene encoding mediator of RNA polymerase II transcription subunit 8 isoform X1: MATTEGVGTQEPAQPKPEKLNQALQQQLNLDSLRTRALGLFKTVSRVLEDFDAMARANASPKWQDVLGQFSMVNLELFNIVEDIKKVSKAFVVHPKFVNAENSTILPVMLSSKLLPEMEAEDTSKKEQLLLGMQNLPIPTQIEKIKNRIDMIGAACDSAEKVIADIRKAYGLGSRQGPTVLPTLDKVQTAKIQEQENILRASVNVGEGLRISGDQRYLPSVLPAHLADVIASGDGGQNLTDASGVYPKSATPSLPPSNLNSQGPVMQASGAQIVGRSVPSPSGASSFDNTTTSPLSYANSPRQATSLMNAPSPQQQAQQQQRQKLGQLPPHQQQLLSQQQFRQSSTPGLVQNTMPQLHDLHGLQPKFQAVHGQHQPQYSQSLAHQQFQSRPLQPGHIQQNITQGQINQGNQLRSHMGQFPGTTNNALFNAVQTSQSSQMLSNMSAAIPSQTLLPRMQFGPTGGHTQRPHASQILSDQMFNMGGASSTSMMQMQQQQHGVQPGFGGLPANAQNLQSGLVALQNASQNPNFPQQRQPSQQ, from the exons ATGGCGACGACGGAAGGAGTGGGAACGCAGGAGCCGGCGCAGCCGAAGCCGGAGAAGCTGAACCAGGCGCTGCAGCAGCAGCTCAATCTGGACTCTCTCCGTACCCGAGCACTCGGACTCTTCAAAACCGTCTCCCGCGTCCTCGAGGACTTCGACGCCATGGCCCGAGCCAATGCCTCCCCTAAATG GCAAGATGTTCTGGGGCAGTTTTCAATGGTTAATCTTGAACTGTTCAATATTGTGGAGGACATAAAAAAGGTCTCCAAGGCATTTGTAGTACATCCAAAATTCGTAAATGCAGAGAACTCAACAA TACTACCGGTCATGCTGTCATCTAAGCTTCTTCCAGAAATGGAAGCAGAGGATACCTCTAAGAAGGAACAGCTATTACTTGGGATGCAGAACCTCCCAATACCAACACAGATTGAAAAGATAAAG AACAGAATTGACATGATTGGAGCAGCTTGTGATAGTGCTGAAAAGGTTATCGCAGATATTCGTAAAGCTTATGGCTTGGGTTCTCGTCAAGGGCCAACCGTGCTTCCCACCTTAGACAAGGTCCAGACTGCAAAGATTCAAGAACAGGAGAACATTCTCCGAGCTTCGGTGAATGTTGGTGAAG GATTAAGAATATCTGGGGACCAAAGATATCTTCCTTCTGTGCTGCCAGCACATCTCGCAGATGTTATAgctagtggtgatggtggcCAAAATTTAACAGATGCTTCTG GTGTTTATCCAAAGAGTGCTACTCCCAGTTTGCCTCCAAGCAACCTTAACAGCCAGGGTCCTGTTATGCAG GCGTCAGGAGCCCAAATTGTTGGAAGGTCTGTTCCTTCTCCATCTGGAGCTTCTTCCTTTGACAATACAACCACATCTCCATTATCTTATGCCAACTCACCAAGACAAGCAACAAGCCTGATGAATGCACCATCACCCCAGCAGCAGGCACAACAGCAGCAAAGGCAGAAGCTTGGGCAGTTGCCACCACATCAGCAACAGTTGCTTTCTCAACAACAGTTCAGGCAGTCATCCACACCAGGATTAGTGCAg AACACAATGCCTCAGCTACATGACCTACATGGGCTACAACCGAAGTTCCAAGCA GTACATGGCCAACATCAACCACAATATTCACAGTCTCTAGCACACCAGCAATTCCAGAGCAGGCCGTTGCAACCTGGACACATCCAACAAAATATTACACAGGGACAAATTAACCAAGGAAATCAACTGAGAAGCCATATGGGCCAGTTTCCAGGAACTACAAATAATGCACTGTTCAATGCTGTTCAGACATCGCAGAGCTCTCAAATG CTCTCCAACATGTCAGCTGCTATTCCATCACAGACATTGCTTCCAAGAATGCAG TTTGGTCCTACTGGTGGACATACACAGCGACCTCATGCTTCTCAGATTCTAAGTGACCAAA TGTTTAACATGGGAGGAGCAAGCTCCACGAGCATGATGCAGATGCAACAGCAACAACATGGTGTGCAACCTGGATTTGGTGGATTACCTGCCAATGCACAGAATCTACAGTCAGGCTTAGTAGCTCTTCAAAACGCATCTCAAAATCCCAACTTCCCTCAGCAACGACAACCATCACAGCAGTGA